The DNA region CACACCTCCGGCAAAAAGAAATACGGCTATCTGAAAGCGCCCCTCAAGGCGGTCGTCGATCAGATCGTGGACGAGCTGGCCAGGGATGAGCGGGTGGCCCGGTGCTACGAAAAATGGTGCGAGCTGCGCAACGAAGTGCTGCGCACCTATGCCGACATGCTTCCCGATCCGCTGCCTCTCTCCAGACGGAAGGAATTCAAGAGCATAAAAAATATGGTGATCGCCGAGGCAATGAGCATCGGCGGCCACCATTTCACTTTTGAGCCGGATGAGGATATGGAAACAGACATGTATCTCGCGGGAGAAGATATTCCCAAGGATGTGTCCGCGGCGGCTGCATATTTTGAAAAGACGGCCCGGCTGGGCAACGTCCATGCCCAATACGTGCTGGCAAAGCTGTATCTTACTGGAGAGGATATGCCCAAAGATGTTCCGAAGGCCGTAGAACTGCTGGCAAAGTCCGCAATGCAGGACAATTCATTCGCCCAGTACAGGCTGGGCAAGCTCTATATACTGGGAAAGGATGTTCCCAAAGATGTGGATGAGGCCGTCAAGTGGCTGACTGCTTCTGCGGAACAGGGGAATCAATATGCGCAGTATGCGCTCGGAAAGCTCTACCTTATGGGGCATGAGGTTCCAAGGGACCGGGAGGCCGCGGTACGCTGGCTTTCTCTGTCAGCCGGACAGGGAAACATCTATGCGCAGTTTTTCCTCGACCGCGTGGACTCCTTCCGCGAACCGTCGGTCCTGCTGGCGGCCACACGGCTCATGCACCACCTGGGCAATATCTTCCGCGACGAGCAAAAGCGATTTGACGGAGGCGTTATGCAGGTGGATCGCAAGCTGCGCAAAAAGCTGGCGCAGAAAAAAGCGGCCCAGGGCCACGCCTATGATGATCGCGAACCTCGCCAAAGCTATTAACAGGAGGGATTTCCATGATGAAAGAATATTTACGCAAAAAAGATAAAGCGCTTATCCCGCGTTTGCCTTCTAATCGCAAGCCGCTCCCGCAAAGGGCGGCTTTTTTTCGCAGACACGGCAAACGGAAACGCTGACCGGAGAGGGATATCATGGCAAAATACATTCCCTTCACCGATGAACAAATACGCCGAGCCAACGCCGTTGACCTGGCGGACTTCCTGCGGCGCCAGGGAGAGCATCTCACCCGCGCCGGAAGGGACTGGCGCTGGAAGCGGCATGACAGCGTGACCATCCGGGGCAACCAATGGTACAGGCACAGCCGGGAGGAAGGTGGCCTCGCCATCGACTTCGTGCGGGAATTCTACGGCCTGTCCTTTCCGGAGGCGGTGACGCTGCTCCTGGGCGGCGAAGGGTGCGTGGAATGGAATCAAACCCATAAAAGCGCCCCGGCTCCCCGCAAGCCCTTTGCGCTGCCGGAAATGAACAGCGACATGCGCCGCGTCTATGCGTACCTGATCAAACAGCGGTTCATAGACCGGGATGTTATCGCCCATTTTGCAAAGACGAAAATGCTTTATGAAAGCTGCGAGCGGTCCGCGGATAAAATAAAAGAATATCACAACGCCGTTTTTGTCGGGTATGATGAAAACGGCGTCCCGAGGCATGCGCACAAACGGGGGCTTTACACCGTGGGCGGCAGCTACCGGGGCAACGTGGAAGGCAGCGACCCAGC from Bacillota bacterium includes:
- a CDS encoding SEL1-like repeat protein, encoding MPRIIFKCRYLKNAPKHLANFIEYAATREGVEKVPDSTGLLPATKKQQRLIAEIISKLPDTAGLFEYEDYLKDKTRENASEFIAVALEQNLDLLGKRENYVGYIANRPGAEALGSHGLFTDADLPVVLSKVAEEVANHAGNVWTNVISLRREDATRLGYDNAKAWRDLIRGQRNHIAEQMKIAPENLRWYAAYHNEGHHPHVHLIAYSVNSTEAYLTKQGIENMRSSLAREIFKQDLIQIYSEQTKRRDALTRQSRESMREIIGQISSGVCENKTIEELIARLAERLKHTSGKKKYGYLKAPLKAVVDQIVDELARDERVARCYEKWCELRNEVLRTYADMLPDPLPLSRRKEFKSIKNMVIAEAMSIGGHHFTFEPDEDMETDMYLAGEDIPKDVSAAAAYFEKTARLGNVHAQYVLAKLYLTGEDMPKDVPKAVELLAKSAMQDNSFAQYRLGKLYILGKDVPKDVDEAVKWLTASAEQGNQYAQYALGKLYLMGHEVPRDREAAVRWLSLSAGQGNIYAQFFLDRVDSFREPSVLLAATRLMHHLGNIFRDEQKRFDGGVMQVDRKLRKKLAQKKAAQGHAYDDREPRQSY